Proteins encoded in a region of the Panthera tigris isolate Pti1 chromosome B2, P.tigris_Pti1_mat1.1, whole genome shotgun sequence genome:
- the LOC107179988 gene encoding olfactory receptor 14J1: MANLTSMSGFLLMGFSENQKLQILYALLFLVTYLMALTGNLLIITVTTLDHRLQSPMYYFLKHLSVLDLCFISVTVPQSIANSLTNSGYISLGQCILQVFFFIALASSEVAILTVMSYDRYVAICRPLQYETIMDPRTCRHAVAAVWLAGGFSGLMHTAVNFSIPLCGERVIYQFFCDIPQMLKLACSHEFVNEIAVAAFTTSAAFICLVSIVLSYAHIFSAVLRIPSAEGRTKVFATCLPHLFVVTFFLSTAGFEFLRPPSGSQSAMDLMFSIFYTVIPPTLNPVIYSLRNEAMKAALRKVLSKGEFSPRKTYLKAIFKF, translated from the coding sequence ATGGCCAATTTGACCTCCATGAGTGGATTCCTCCTCATGGGGTTTTCTGAAAACCAAAAGCTTCAGATTTTATATGCATTGCTGTTTTTGGTGACATACCTGATGGCCTTGACAGGAAACCTCCTCATCATCACCGTGACCACCTTGGACCATCGCCTTCAGTCCCCCATGTATTACTTTTTGAAGCACCTCTCTGTCCTAGACCTCTGTTTCATCTCTGTCACAGTGCCTCAGTCCATTGCAAATTCACTTACGAACAGCGGTTACATTTCACTTGGTCAGTGCATCCTTCAGGTTTTCTTCTTCATAGCTCTGGCCTCATCAGAAGTGGCCATCCTCACCGTGATGTCTTATGACCGGTATGTCGCCATCTGTCGGCCCCTGCAGTATGAGACCATTATGGACCCCCGCACTTGTAGGCACGCCGTGGCAGCTGTGTGGCTTGCTGGGGGCTTCTCTGGGCTCATGCATACTGCTGTGAACTTCTCCATACCTCTCTGTGGGGAGAGAGTCATTTACCAGTTCTTCTGTGACATTCCTCAGATGCTGAAACTAGCTTGTTCTCATGAATTCGTCAATGAGATTGCAGTGGCTGCCTTCACAACTTCGGCAGCATTCATCTGCCTGGTGTCCATTGTGCTCTCCTATGCCCACATCTTCTCTGCCGTGCTGAGGATCCCATCAGCAGAGGGCCGGACCAAGGTCTTCGCCACCTGCCTACCACACCTGTTTGTAGTCACCTTCTTCCTCTCCACAGCAGGTTTTGAGTTTCTGCGGCCCCCTTCTGGCTCCCAATCAGCTATGGACCTCATGTTTTCCATATTCTACACGGTGATACCACCCACACTCAATCCAGTTATCTACAGTTTACGCAATGAAGCCATGAAGGCCGCTCTGAGGAAGGTGCTGTCAAAAGGAGAATTTTCCCCGAGAAAGACgtatttaaaagccatttttaaattctaa